A portion of the Cydia fagiglandana chromosome 7, ilCydFagi1.1, whole genome shotgun sequence genome contains these proteins:
- the LOC134665848 gene encoding uncharacterized protein LOC134665848 — protein MGLVLSAIISYAGVLEAIECLRHILAGVLPDTDPDFQDLVVYYSGLLHKAAKTANSSDWTTRCGQGYLCLTQDDNGKLTRAAVKYYDGQPDSTAILFSTKISSFGQESVESNSSHANGDYRTERYTPTRTKTIITNASESFSVGNRNRSPASCENISDPNHFLGNSSGRDERSTERSEAKEKLTWHYRPKSPTPQNLPDIQFHSSVDEDIRSNEAYSEDFLRSLDGIKLRPLQRSDPSGRRRSFKKRHSSSSTSSRESRASREEELKMFTSLEEAEFERMTLEREQGSPNLGSHSRSRSRENSREDRSTQVNAVDSVLAEDEPLLKPKLKDLPKLGSFEEKEEKETEVNEEEAEIDDFWGSGD, from the exons ATGGGGCTAGTGTTGTCCGCCATCATTTCGTATGCCGGCGTCCTCGAGGCCATCGAGTGCCTGCGACACATCCTGGCCGGTGTGCTGCCCGACACAGACCCCGACTTCCAGGACCTCGTGGTATACTACTCCGGCCTGCTCCACAAAGCGGCCAAAACAGCTAACAGCAGCGACTGGACGACGCGATGCGGACAGGGCTACCTCTGCCTCACACAAGATGATAACGGAAAATTAACCCGAGCCGCCGTCAAGTACTACGACGGACAGCCCGATTCCACAGCCATACTTTTCTCAACGAAAATCTCTAGCTTCGGCCAGGAGTCGGTCGAAAGCAACAGCTCCCACGCCAACGGCGACTACAGGACTGAAAGGTATACACCGACGCGAACGAAAACTATCATTACTAACGCGTCAGAGTCTTTCAGTGTGGGAAACAGAAACAGATCACCAGCGTCTTGTGAAAATATTTCAGATCCAAATCATTTTTTGGGAAATTCTTCCGGGCGTGACGAACGCTCCACAGAGAGATCAGAGGCCAAAGAGAAACTCACTTGGCATTACCGCCCTAAGAGCCCCACCCCACAAAACCTGCCCGATATACAATTCCATTCTTCAGTCGACGAGGATATCAGAAGCAACGAAGCCTACAGCGAAGATTTTTTAAG ATCACTTGACGGAATAAAGCTCCGACCGTTGCAACGAAGCGACCCGAGTGGCAGGCGTAGAAGTTTCAAAAAGCGTCACTCTTCGTCGTCGACCTCGTCGCGCGAGTCGCGTGCGTCGCGCGAGGAGGAACTAAAGATGTTCACGTCACTCGAGGAAGCTGAGTTCGAACGCATGACACTGGAGCGCGAGCAGGGCTCTCCTAATCTAGGTTCTCATTCCAGAAGTCGCTCGAGGGAGAACTCGAGGGAGGATCGATCTACCCAAGTAAACGCGGTAGACAGCGTGTTGGCCGAGGACGAGCCGCTGCTCAAGCCGAAGCTGAAAGACCTGCCCAAACTCGGCTCCTTCGAAGAAAAAGAGGAGAAAGAGACAGAGGTAAACGAGGAAGAGGCAGAGATAGACGATTTCTGGGGGTCCGGGGATTAG